One stretch of Halapricum desulfuricans DNA includes these proteins:
- a CDS encoding HVO_0758 family zinc finger protein, whose translation MESVRKGLRSGDIVKDTYERLMCAECDETLKSENDPDEIGTVRICPECGREWKEVG comes from the coding sequence ATGGAATCTGTCAGGAAGGGGCTCCGGTCGGGTGACATCGTCAAGGACACCTACGAACGACTCATGTGTGCCGAGTGCGACGAGACGCTCAAATCCGAGAACGACCCCGACGAGATCGGCACGGTCCGGATCTGCCCGGAGTGTGGCCGGGAGTGGAAGGAAGTGGGATGA
- a CDS encoding methionine adenosyltransferase, which yields MEPSFTVRHLDRNPIESRATEFVERKGLGHPDSICDGVAEAVSRRLSQHYLEEYGRVLHHNTDTVQLVAGTTAPAFGGGETVDAIYVLLGGRATRSVDGREIPVDDIAIDAARAYVDANFAALSDDMIEFESRIGETSTDLQSLFDSQGIGRANDTSVGTGYAPLSETDRIVRGVEPAIRERVPAVGEDVKVMGWRADDELRLTVAAAVIARRVADVEEYVAVRERVAELVARYADRRTDRTVTVEVNAADDLESGSVYLTETGLSAEMGDDGSVGRGNRVNGLITPHRAMNLEAVAGKNPVTHVGKLYNLIATSAAERIHRELGADHAEVKLLSQIGQPVARPLAIDVDTTTRDDEAVRSIVFGELEDVASLTRDLVAGETDVF from the coding sequence ATGGAGCCGTCGTTCACCGTTCGCCACCTGGATCGAAACCCCATCGAGTCCCGGGCGACGGAGTTCGTCGAACGAAAGGGGCTCGGTCACCCGGACTCGATCTGTGACGGCGTCGCGGAAGCCGTCTCGAGGCGCCTCTCGCAACACTACCTCGAGGAGTACGGACGGGTGCTGCATCACAACACCGACACGGTGCAACTCGTCGCGGGAACGACGGCCCCGGCGTTCGGCGGCGGCGAGACCGTCGACGCGATATACGTGCTCCTCGGGGGTCGGGCGACCCGGTCGGTCGACGGACGGGAGATTCCCGTCGACGATATCGCGATCGACGCCGCGAGAGCGTACGTCGACGCGAACTTCGCGGCGCTGAGCGACGACATGATCGAGTTCGAGTCGCGCATCGGCGAGACCTCGACGGACCTGCAGTCGCTGTTCGACTCGCAGGGCATCGGGCGGGCGAACGACACCAGCGTCGGGACCGGCTACGCGCCGCTCTCGGAGACCGACCGGATCGTCAGGGGGGTCGAACCGGCGATCCGCGAACGGGTCCCGGCCGTCGGCGAAGACGTCAAGGTGATGGGATGGCGGGCGGACGACGAGCTTCGGCTCACGGTCGCGGCCGCCGTGATCGCCCGGCGCGTCGCGGACGTCGAGGAGTACGTGGCCGTCAGAGAGCGGGTCGCGGAGCTGGTCGCCCGATACGCGGACCGGCGCACTGATCGGACCGTCACCGTCGAGGTGAACGCCGCGGACGACCTCGAGTCCGGGTCGGTGTATCTCACCGAGACCGGCCTCTCGGCGGAGATGGGCGACGACGGGAGCGTCGGCCGGGGCAACCGGGTCAACGGCCTCATCACTCCGCACCGGGCAATGAACCTCGAAGCGGTGGCGGGGAAGAACCCGGTCACCCACGTCGGGAAGCTCTACAACCTCATCGCCACGAGCGCCGCGGAACGGATCCACCGCGAACTCGGTGCCGACCACGCCGAGGTGAAACTCCTCTCGCAGATCGGACAGCCAGTGGCCCGGCCGCTGGCGATCGACGTGGATACCACGACGCGTGACGACGAGGCAGTGCGATCGATCGTCTTCGGGGAACTCGAGGACGTGGCGTCGCTGACCCGCGATCTCGTGGCCGGGGAGACGGACGTCTTCTGA
- a CDS encoding universal stress protein, translated as MSRSVLIPTDGGPLSRDALEYAIATFPDATFTLVHVVDPRYTDPDEDELRPERAFTDLLDVAGRHDIEVETEIRVGHPSREIVAVSEDNAVDDIVMGSHGREGASRILLGSIAERVLRRAPVPVTIVRPHQRTGNKHHLVPIDDSDQSRKALEYAVSVFPEVETTILHAIDPMETHYGEGQLVYSETEYERIETEAEQLLANAVDSVRASDAHVSATKVVEWGPNRPADAILDYVEDSDVDHVIMGSHGRSGISRVLLGSVAETVARRSPAPVTVVR; from the coding sequence ATGTCACGGAGCGTGCTGATACCGACGGACGGGGGACCACTCTCGCGCGACGCGCTCGAATACGCCATCGCGACGTTTCCGGACGCGACGTTCACGCTCGTCCACGTTGTCGATCCCCGATACACCGATCCCGACGAGGACGAACTGCGGCCCGAACGGGCGTTTACCGATCTGCTCGACGTCGCCGGACGTCACGATATCGAGGTCGAGACCGAGATACGCGTCGGACATCCGAGCCGCGAGATCGTGGCCGTCAGCGAGGACAACGCTGTCGACGACATTGTGATGGGGAGCCACGGCAGGGAAGGGGCGTCCCGGATCCTGCTGGGCAGCATCGCCGAACGCGTCCTGCGGCGAGCGCCCGTCCCCGTCACGATCGTTCGCCCGCACCAGCGGACGGGCAACAAGCACCATCTCGTCCCGATCGACGACTCGGATCAGTCGAGGAAAGCCCTCGAGTACGCCGTTTCCGTCTTCCCGGAGGTCGAAACGACGATCCTCCACGCGATCGACCCGATGGAAACTCACTACGGCGAGGGACAGCTGGTGTACTCCGAGACGGAGTACGAGCGGATCGAAACGGAAGCCGAGCAGCTGCTGGCGAACGCGGTCGACTCCGTTCGAGCGTCCGACGCCCACGTGTCCGCGACGAAAGTTGTCGAATGGGGGCCCAACCGGCCGGCGGACGCGATTCTCGACTACGTCGAAGACAGCGACGTCGACCACGTGATCATGGGGAGCCACGGCCGGTCCGGTATCTCGAGAGTGCTCCTCGGTAGCGTCGCCGAGACCGTCGCGAGGCGGTCGCCCGCACCCGTCACCGTCGTTCGGTAG
- a CDS encoding class I SAM-dependent methyltransferase, whose product MPKTAPFEEHTDRYEQWFETHEAAYRSELAALERLLSPAGYGIEIGVGSGRFAGPLGMDVGIDPSAAMLGCARERGIEVVRGVAESLPFDAATFDTVLSVTTICFVDDITQTLAEAARVLEPDGELVLGFIDKHSPVGEIYQETKEQNPFYRDAVFVSTDELIEVLEAAGFTDFEFVQTIYHWLDDIDGPEPIESGYGDGSFVGIRARR is encoded by the coding sequence ATGCCCAAGACGGCGCCCTTCGAGGAACACACTGACCGATACGAGCAGTGGTTCGAAACCCACGAAGCGGCCTACCGGTCCGAACTGGCGGCGCTCGAACGCCTCCTCTCCCCGGCGGGGTACGGGATCGAGATCGGCGTCGGGAGCGGTCGCTTCGCCGGCCCGCTCGGGATGGACGTCGGGATCGACCCCTCGGCGGCCATGCTCGGGTGTGCCCGCGAGCGCGGGATCGAGGTGGTTCGAGGCGTCGCGGAGTCGCTCCCGTTCGACGCGGCGACGTTCGACACCGTGCTGAGCGTGACGACGATCTGTTTCGTCGACGACATCACGCAGACGCTGGCCGAGGCCGCCCGCGTTCTCGAACCGGACGGGGAACTCGTGCTCGGCTTCATCGACAAGCACAGCCCCGTCGGCGAGATCTATCAGGAGACGAAAGAGCAAAACCCCTTCTACAGAGACGCGGTCTTCGTCTCGACCGACGAACTGATCGAGGTGCTCGAGGCCGCCGGATTCACCGACTTCGAGTTCGTCCAGACGATCTATCACTGGCTCGATGATATCGACGGACCCGAACCGATCGAATCGGGCTACGGGGACGGCTCTTTCGTGGGAATCAGGGCGAGGAGGTAG
- a CDS encoding aldo/keto reductase → MATYEGTWAYRDRFHERFARTYFRLFGDLAVSSIGVGTYLGDPTDEVDSAYRAAIVGALESGINVIDTAINYRHQRSERVVGRAIDESEIGRESVFLATKGGFLPFDGARPDDPGRYVYEEFVAPGLIDREELVAGQHCIAPAYIDDQLDRSLENLGVDHLDLYYLHNPETQLRERSREDVYDHLEATFELLERRVEAGDIGAYGVATWDAFRVPAGDPSHLSLPEVLGRAERAAATVGADAHHFSAVQLPFNVSMADAFTTAAHDGRTALAVASEHDLHVFTSASLMQGKLAREMPDRVEAELAGETRAQRAINFARSAPAVTSALIGMGSPEHVEENVAAGTFEPMGANAFDAVFE, encoded by the coding sequence ATGGCGACCTACGAGGGGACCTGGGCCTACCGTGACCGCTTTCACGAGCGCTTCGCCCGGACGTATTTCCGGCTGTTCGGCGACCTCGCCGTCTCCTCGATCGGCGTCGGCACGTACCTCGGCGATCCGACTGACGAGGTCGATTCGGCCTATCGAGCGGCGATCGTCGGAGCGCTCGAGTCCGGAATCAACGTCATCGACACGGCGATCAACTACCGCCACCAGCGCAGCGAACGGGTCGTCGGCCGGGCGATCGATGAGAGCGAAATCGGCCGCGAGAGCGTCTTTCTCGCGACCAAGGGCGGCTTCCTGCCCTTCGACGGTGCTCGACCGGACGACCCCGGGCGGTACGTCTACGAGGAGTTCGTCGCGCCCGGCCTGATCGATCGCGAGGAGCTGGTCGCGGGCCAGCACTGCATCGCGCCCGCCTACATCGACGACCAGCTCGACCGCTCGCTCGAGAACCTCGGCGTGGATCACCTCGACCTGTACTACCTCCACAATCCCGAGACGCAACTCCGGGAGCGATCCCGCGAGGACGTCTACGACCACCTCGAGGCGACCTTCGAGCTCCTCGAACGCCGGGTCGAAGCCGGCGACATCGGCGCCTACGGCGTCGCGACCTGGGACGCGTTTCGCGTGCCCGCCGGCGACCCGAGCCACCTGTCGCTTCCCGAAGTGCTCGGTCGCGCCGAGCGTGCGGCCGCGACGGTCGGGGCCGACGCACATCACTTCTCCGCCGTCCAGTTGCCGTTCAACGTCTCGATGGCCGACGCGTTCACGACCGCGGCCCACGACGGCCGGACCGCGCTGGCGGTCGCGAGCGAGCACGACCTGCACGTCTTCACCAGTGCGAGTCTCATGCAGGGAAAACTGGCCCGGGAGATGCCCGACCGAGTCGAAGCCGAACTCGCCGGCGAGACGCGCGCACAGCGGGCGATCAACTTCGCACGGAGCGCCCCCGCCGTGACGAGCGCACTGATCGGGATGGGCTCGCCCGAACACGTCGAGGAGAACGTCGCCGCCGGGACGTTCGAACCGATGGGGGCGAACGCTTTCGACGCGGTCTTCGAGTGA
- a CDS encoding DHH family phosphoesterase, producing the protein MLPGDDGGIVPQIDAVTSLLGERPAVVVGAVGFIVALAGGWVLLSRRRRSPATRFRRVLDDHDEVAVLLHPDPDPDAMASAMGVRSLAQAVETDATIHYPGQIRRPENRAFENVLEQDFEHVGTVGDLETEAVVLVDHNEPRGFQGSEGVDPVAVVDHHPGEGTGETFTDVRPEYGACATIIAEYLQELGWVPIDAEGGPTIPDTLATGLLYGIQSDTKYLTNGCSPAEFDAAGFLYRGTDEELLNRVANPGVDAEVLEVKARAITSRDVRDAFAVSDVEAVSNVDAVPEAADELLRLAGVTAVVVIGRRDGTLHLSGRSRDDRVHMGKALKTAVKDIPMAQAGGHARMGGGQLSIEHMEGIGPGDGLTVEELRDRLFEAMTGELQ; encoded by the coding sequence ATGTTACCCGGGGATGACGGGGGTATCGTTCCGCAGATCGACGCCGTCACGTCGCTGCTCGGGGAACGCCCGGCGGTAGTGGTCGGTGCTGTTGGTTTCATTGTCGCACTCGCCGGTGGCTGGGTGCTGCTCTCTCGCCGGCGACGGTCGCCGGCGACCCGCTTCCGGCGCGTGCTGGACGACCACGACGAGGTCGCGGTCCTGCTCCATCCGGACCCCGACCCGGACGCGATGGCCTCGGCGATGGGGGTCCGGTCGCTCGCGCAGGCGGTCGAGACTGACGCGACGATCCACTATCCGGGACAGATCCGTCGGCCGGAGAACCGCGCGTTCGAGAACGTTCTCGAGCAGGACTTCGAGCACGTCGGGACGGTCGGCGACCTCGAGACGGAGGCCGTCGTGCTGGTCGATCACAACGAACCGCGGGGGTTCCAGGGTTCGGAGGGAGTCGACCCGGTCGCCGTCGTCGACCACCATCCCGGCGAGGGGACGGGGGAGACGTTCACCGATGTCCGTCCCGAGTACGGAGCGTGTGCGACGATCATCGCCGAGTATCTGCAGGAACTCGGCTGGGTACCGATCGATGCGGAGGGCGGGCCGACGATCCCGGACACGCTCGCCACTGGCCTCCTCTATGGCATCCAGTCCGATACGAAGTACCTGACGAACGGCTGTTCTCCGGCGGAGTTCGACGCTGCCGGGTTCCTCTATCGGGGCACCGACGAGGAACTGCTCAATCGAGTCGCCAATCCCGGAGTCGACGCCGAAGTGCTCGAGGTCAAGGCGCGAGCGATCACGTCCCGCGATGTCCGCGACGCGTTCGCCGTCAGCGACGTCGAGGCGGTGAGCAACGTGGACGCGGTCCCGGAGGCGGCGGACGAACTCCTCCGTCTGGCGGGCGTGACGGCCGTCGTCGTCATCGGTCGGCGAGACGGGACGCTACACCTCTCCGGCCGCTCGCGCGACGACCGCGTGCACATGGGCAAGGCGCTGAAAACTGCCGTCAAGGACATCCCGATGGCCCAGGCCGGCGGCCACGCCCGTATGGGCGGCGGACAGCTCTCGATCGAGCACATGGAGGGAATCGGGCCCGGGGACGGACTCACTGTCGAGGAGCTTCGCGATCGGCTGTTCGAGGCCATGACCGGCGAGTTGCAGTGA
- the lrp gene encoding HTH-type transcriptional regulator Lrp: MTYENLDRKLVNALLGDGRASLRSLADDLDVSVTTVSNHLSTLEDEGIIQGYTPKVDYDKLGYDVTAIVQLKVEGSALPEVTETLRQHDQMMSVYEVTGDYDVIAVGKFLDTDDMNDQIKGLLTDPEINESNTSVVLNAAKEHEQFDLDTE; this comes from the coding sequence ATGACGTACGAAAATCTGGATCGGAAACTAGTGAATGCGCTTCTGGGTGACGGGCGGGCGAGTCTCCGGAGCCTCGCTGACGACCTGGACGTCTCGGTGACGACCGTCTCGAACCACCTCTCGACGCTCGAAGACGAGGGGATCATTCAGGGGTACACGCCGAAAGTCGATTACGACAAACTGGGCTACGACGTGACAGCGATCGTCCAGTTGAAGGTCGAGGGGAGTGCGCTCCCGGAAGTGACAGAGACGCTCCGCCAGCACGATCAGATGATGAGCGTCTACGAGGTCACCGGCGATTACGACGTCATCGCCGTCGGGAAGTTCCTCGACACCGACGACATGAACGACCAGATCAAGGGCCTGCTGACCGACCCCGAAATCAACGAGTCGAACACGAGCGTCGTGCTCAACGCCGCGAAGGAACACGAACAGTTCGACCTGGATACCGAGTGA
- the glnA gene encoding type I glutamate--ammonia ligase translates to MTGELTTEEQAVLDEIEEKNVDFLRLQFTDILGTVKNVSIPAHQAEKAFTEGIYFDGSSIEGYVRIQESDMRLVPDPSTFSILPWRSRDEINGGNSARLICDVHDTSTGEPFVGDPRGVLKDALDRAAEMGYTVNAAPEPEFFLFEEDEKGRATTETNDAGGYFDLAPKDLASDVRRDIIYGLEDMGFDIEASHHEVAEGQHEINFTYDDALATADNVATFRAVVRAIAAEHDLHATFMPKPIPRINGSGMHTHISLFEDGENAFHDEDDEFNLSETAHSFIAGVLEHAPALAAVTNPTVNSYKRLVPGYEAPVYVAWSDRNRSALIRKPAARVPAASRIEARFPDPSCNPYLAFAALIHAGLDGIESDLECPDPVRENIYEFDEQKREEYGIDTLPTNLGEAIDALEDDDVVLDALGPHIGEKFVEAKRSEFQDYLVDVSEWELDRYLEKF, encoded by the coding sequence ATGACAGGCGAACTCACGACGGAGGAACAGGCGGTCCTCGACGAGATCGAGGAGAAGAACGTAGATTTCCTGCGGTTGCAGTTCACGGACATTCTGGGGACGGTCAAGAACGTCTCGATCCCGGCCCATCAGGCCGAGAAGGCGTTTACCGAGGGGATCTACTTCGACGGCTCGTCGATCGAAGGCTACGTGCGGATCCAGGAATCGGACATGCGACTGGTTCCGGACCCGTCGACGTTCTCGATTCTCCCGTGGCGGAGCCGCGACGAGATCAACGGCGGCAACAGCGCGCGACTCATCTGTGACGTCCACGACACCTCGACCGGCGAGCCGTTCGTCGGCGACCCGCGCGGCGTGTTGAAAGACGCGCTGGACCGTGCCGCGGAGATGGGTTACACGGTCAACGCCGCGCCCGAACCCGAGTTCTTCCTGTTCGAGGAAGACGAGAAGGGACGGGCGACGACGGAAACCAACGACGCCGGGGGATACTTCGACCTCGCGCCGAAAGACCTCGCCAGCGACGTCCGCCGGGACATCATCTACGGGCTGGAGGACATGGGCTTCGACATCGAGGCCAGTCACCACGAAGTCGCGGAGGGGCAACACGAGATCAACTTCACCTACGACGACGCGCTCGCGACCGCCGACAACGTCGCGACCTTCCGGGCCGTCGTCCGAGCGATTGCCGCCGAGCACGACCTGCACGCGACGTTCATGCCGAAGCCGATCCCACGGATCAACGGCTCGGGCATGCACACCCACATCTCGCTGTTCGAGGACGGCGAAAACGCCTTCCACGACGAGGACGACGAGTTCAACCTCAGCGAGACGGCCCACAGCTTCATCGCCGGCGTGCTGGAACACGCGCCCGCGCTCGCCGCGGTCACCAACCCGACGGTCAACAGCTACAAGCGCCTGGTGCCCGGTTACGAGGCCCCGGTGTACGTCGCCTGGAGCGACCGCAACCGCTCGGCGCTGATCCGCAAGCCCGCCGCTCGCGTCCCGGCTGCCAGCCGGATCGAGGCTCGCTTCCCCGACCCGTCGTGCAACCCCTATCTCGCCTTCGCAGCGCTCATCCACGCCGGGCTCGACGGGATCGAAAGCGACCTCGAGTGTCCCGACCCGGTCCGGGAGAACATCTACGAGTTCGACGAGCAGAAACGCGAGGAGTACGGCATCGACACGCTGCCGACCAACCTCGGCGAGGCGATCGACGCGCTCGAAGACGACGACGTCGTGCTTGATGCGCTCGGACCGCACATCGGAGAGAAGTTCGTCGAGGCCAAGCGCTCGGAGTTTCAGGACTACCTCGTGGACGTCTCCGAGTGGGAACTCGACCGCTACCTGGAGAAGTTCTAG
- a CDS encoding phosphatase PAP2 family protein gives MRGIGLPSLLAELLGPLVVVFALLTQLGDTWFLSALVVSSYWFGPHTPRIGDGLDRRRGAMVVGLLLLAFVVVYTTKPLFGLPRPPGAAVPPRGDLVPDALAGVYEWLSTSSGFGFPSGHATGSTLVYGGLAWAVRIGSRRRRAVIAAVLITVISLSRLALGVHYLVDVLAGTALALTGLAVAIRLATPRRVFGLAAAVGLVGLVAVGPTPDLLASTAMAVGATVVWTGFGDELLATPSRAGAIATAGVGAVAGATSGGLAHLIRTDLLLSGSGALLVGAGIVAMPLVGERVAKTVAAQN, from the coding sequence ATGCGGGGGATCGGACTCCCGTCGCTACTGGCGGAACTGCTCGGTCCTCTCGTCGTCGTTTTCGCATTGCTCACCCAGCTCGGTGACACCTGGTTTCTCTCCGCGCTCGTTGTGTCGAGCTACTGGTTCGGGCCGCACACGCCCCGGATAGGCGACGGGCTCGACCGTCGTCGTGGCGCCATGGTCGTCGGGTTGCTGTTGCTGGCGTTCGTAGTCGTCTATACGACCAAGCCGCTGTTCGGCTTGCCGCGCCCGCCCGGTGCGGCGGTTCCCCCTCGCGGCGACCTCGTTCCTGACGCACTGGCCGGCGTCTACGAGTGGCTCTCGACGTCGAGCGGCTTCGGATTCCCGAGCGGACACGCCACGGGATCGACGCTGGTCTACGGCGGACTCGCCTGGGCCGTCCGGATCGGTTCCCGTCGCCGCCGGGCAGTGATCGCGGCCGTCCTGATCACCGTCATCTCGCTGTCGCGACTCGCGCTGGGGGTGCACTACCTCGTCGACGTGCTCGCGGGGACGGCGCTGGCGCTGACCGGACTTGCGGTCGCGATTCGACTCGCGACGCCTCGTCGAGTCTTCGGGCTCGCGGCAGCCGTCGGGCTCGTCGGACTGGTCGCCGTCGGTCCGACCCCGGATCTCCTCGCGAGCACGGCCATGGCAGTCGGCGCGACGGTCGTCTGGACCGGGTTCGGTGACGAACTCCTTGCGACCCCCTCGAGAGCGGGCGCGATCGCGACGGCCGGCGTCGGCGCTGTCGCCGGTGCCACGAGCGGGGGACTTGCCCACCTGATCCGGACGGACCTTCTTCTGAGCGGGAGCGGAGCGCTGCTGGTCGGCGCGGGAATCGTCGCGATGCCGCTGGTCGGCGAACGCGTCGCGAAAACAGTCGCTGCGCAGAACTAG
- a CDS encoding YihY/virulence factor BrkB family protein has translation MNERVTRTLSVGRTLLRVVRRSPLTLLAAAIAYYAFVSLLPLSLLALSVASALGGDALAETVVAQLSGTLTPSGEELVRSALTTAQGRGGATAIGLAVLVWGGLKLFRGLDVAFSLVYNTHRKVTLFSQFRNALTALFAVGVAVGAVVIAAALAGLVGVSTAGIPTVIGLPVVLTAAFLPLYVIFPDIELRVRDALPGAVFAAVGWTVLSAVFQVYAASAGGSALYGVLGAVLLLVTWFYVGGLLLLVGAVLNGVLTGDVGSGGDRQLQQGAHRDTEQRMSDSGADDADSGTGEPRQREDRDLRAELEELQTRIDERTLHRDEIERDLKRYVRKRVRRGHATGWGPYLVLLYGTVMTLGAFYFLSGWVAFLSMIVIWLSTLGLYALMLLVGVTVSAVGLPGTLLDKARDFRR, from the coding sequence GTGAACGAACGGGTCACGCGGACGCTGTCGGTCGGCCGGACGCTGCTGAGAGTCGTGCGTCGGTCGCCGCTGACACTGCTGGCTGCGGCGATCGCCTATTACGCGTTTGTCTCGTTGCTTCCGCTGTCGTTGCTGGCGCTGTCGGTCGCTTCGGCACTTGGCGGCGACGCGCTGGCCGAGACGGTCGTCGCGCAACTGAGCGGCACGCTCACCCCGAGCGGCGAGGAGCTTGTCCGGTCAGCGCTGACGACTGCTCAAGGGCGCGGCGGTGCGACGGCGATCGGCCTCGCTGTCCTGGTGTGGGGCGGACTCAAGCTCTTTCGGGGGCTGGATGTCGCCTTCTCGCTGGTCTATAACACCCATCGGAAAGTGACGCTGTTCAGCCAGTTCCGGAACGCCCTCACGGCGCTGTTCGCAGTCGGCGTCGCCGTCGGCGCGGTCGTGATCGCGGCCGCGCTCGCCGGTCTGGTCGGCGTCTCGACCGCCGGCATCCCGACGGTGATCGGGCTCCCGGTCGTCCTGACTGCCGCGTTCCTGCCGCTGTACGTGATCTTCCCCGACATCGAGCTGCGCGTCCGCGATGCGCTGCCCGGCGCGGTGTTTGCGGCCGTCGGCTGGACCGTCCTCAGTGCCGTGTTTCAGGTGTACGCCGCCAGTGCGGGCGGATCCGCGCTGTATGGGGTCCTCGGGGCGGTCCTGCTGCTCGTGACGTGGTTCTACGTCGGCGGCCTTCTCCTCCTCGTGGGAGCGGTTCTCAACGGCGTCCTCACCGGTGACGTCGGGAGCGGCGGAGACCGGCAACTACAACAGGGTGCGCACCGAGACACCGAACAACGAATGAGCGACTCGGGGGCCGACGACGCCGACAGTGGCACCGGCGAGCCCAGACAGCGCGAGGACCGCGATCTGCGGGCCGAACTCGAGGAGTTGCAGACCCGGATCGACGAGCGGACGCTCCACCGCGACGAGATCGAACGCGACCTCAAACGCTACGTCCGCAAGCGCGTCCGCCGCGGTCACGCAACCGGCTGGGGGCCGTATCTCGTACTCCTGTACGGCACGGTGATGACGCTCGGGGCCTTTTACTTCCTGTCGGGCTGGGTCGCGTTCCTCTCGATGATCGTGATCTGGCTGTCGACGCTTGGGCTGTACGCGCTGATGCTGCTTGTCGGAGTCACCGTCAGTGCTGTCGGACTGCCCGGAACCCTACTCGATAAAGCGCGGGACTTCCGTCGCTGA